The sequence below is a genomic window from Ipomoea triloba cultivar NCNSP0323 chromosome 10, ASM357664v1.
atatatatatatatatatataatatgaggtttattcttttataaaatgttgttattttataattatgttgatttgctataataaaattatgaccataaagatatttttattatacatcCAGATATTTTTCAAGATGTTGGAGTTAATTTTTACATTTGGAGACCCAGCTTTTAAATATTATGTGCAgcctattaataaaaaaagtaatgaaGTGGCTTGATGGTCTAGTTCACGTGTGTTATGTGTGACGTTGTGGGTTTAATTCTCCTTGGTAGTGTCCTCTTTTATATTTTACACCAATATTTCTAACAGCTTACCCACAAATATATGAATAAAAGAATTAAGAGGCTGATGACAGAAGGACAAGATACAGGACCCGAGCCGGAACACTCTTGGTGTAACATAAAGGAGTCAAACCAACTAACGCAGTTAGATAGTAATGGTCAAGAGTCAAGCAAAGAGTAGGTGGAACAGCGCACTGCCGCACTTAACGCAGAAAAAGAGCAGGAGTTATTGTGGGTCAACTATAGAGGAGAGCGTCGCATTTATGGAGGAGAGCGTCACATTTATTAAGAGGTCGTTAcgttgctattattattattattattattattattgtaaccGTCATGTTTTGTAGCTATCCACCAGTATGACAGTAAGAAAGCTAGGCTCTGTGGTAGGCCAGGGACACACTCTAAATCTTGTACTTAGAACCATAACAACACAACTCTACTTGTTTCTATCTACTTGCTTCCTTAAACATATTTCggtattattaatattactgTCACTTATCATTGCCCCTATTCGACGAGAAGTATCAAGGTGGAATTCCGTTCTTACCACGAGCATTGAAGGTTTGAgtttagggatgacaatttcgATCCGTCCCGCGGATATCAGCTCGAACCCACCTTGCATGGGTcaaatttttttgggtgatagtggatGGTGGGTCAAGGGTGGTCTTAAAAAAGTAAACCTGCAATGGGTCGGGTTGGATTTGAGTTCTATGACAAAACCCACCTAAAACTCCAtcgacccaccatgtgtgcgcgtgcatatatatatatatatatatatatatatatatatatatatatatatatatatatatataaaatagtgaaatatgtactagtatatagttttttataaaagtttctataactttgtgtaacattttattatttttattaaatttattttaaaaaactaacaattagttattatatttaaatatataaatattttatattttagtataactagtgaattatattattttattatgtgtaagtaatctaaatattatttttgaaaaaaaataataagatgaTGATAAATGGTTGGTACCTGTAGTAGGCATCCGCAATCGGTGGGGTATGGTGGatggagaaaatataaaatggatTGCGTGATGGATGTAACTTTCCCGACCCATTCCCAGCCAATTGTCATCCCTATTTGAGTTTGCTTAAAATTCCTTGTGCACCGAAGTGTATTTAGACGAATTAAGGGTGATATAAAatgccaaaaaccttgtggtctagtggcaacCGATGTTCCGGTTTACACTcctaggttgagaaagtaattgtGAACAAAGGgtgatataaaataaataaataagagcaAGACCATCAGTGGTTCATAGTGGGTTATTGTCAGAAATGAGGGTGAGGTGGATTTCTGCAGGAGAGGGGATAATGGCAGAAAATGGGCCCCACTAACATTAACATTCAGACTCATCACGCGTGCGTGATGGGCAATTAgtgcgcccagcgggcgcgtgcactgcacgccTCAGGCGCCtgactttcctttttttttttttattcttttttttttaaatcatatttattattatttttttccctcattctttattttctctttcctaatcacacttacaaaaactcctcaatgaCAGCGAAATATCCCAccgataaggatgctctaagtatGAATTAATGATGGAGAGAGGAAATATTGACGTCATATTGTGGATgtccaaataatataattgagcCTGCATTTTGAACTGTCCAGATCTCACTTTCTCTTTTCCTTCTTACCATTTCAAATCCCTAGATACCCAAAATCCAAAATTTATCCaccctatatatacacacacatatccaCAGGTGTCAGTCACAGCACTCGTCAATGGACCCACTACTATCTTTAACGGATCCACTACTCGCAGGCGCCGCCGATGCACCACCGCTTGCTGCTGCTGCTCCGGTGGTACCTGAAATGCCTAACCTCGCCGCTGCTCCTGTGGACAGCCAGCCACCTTTTGCCGAGGTACCATGTTTTTTTCACAGCTCAATTTGCTTTTATTTCTTgtaaagttttgatttttttgtttaccCAGAGTGGTTTGattgattgttgttgttgggtgTGTGAAACAGATGATAATGGCGGCGATAACGGCGTTAAACGAGCCGGGCGGGTCGAGTAGCAGAGCTATAGCGAAGTACATAGAGCGAGTGTACTCGAATCTTCCACCGGGTCACCCGTCCTTGTTGACTCAGCACCTCAAGCGCATGAAGAGCGGCGGTGAGCTTGTGATGGTTAAGCACTCTTACATGCTCCCTGGATCTGCTCCCCCACCGGATTTTACTCCCGCCCCCGGCCCGAAGAGAAAGCCCGGTCGCCCTCCCAAAGGGAAATCCGAGGCCCAGCCCGAGACATGGGCTCCGGATGGGGCGGCGGAATCCGTGTTTGTTTCGGTTGGATTAGATGGTGGGCCCGATGTTCCTGTTCCTGTTCCTCCGCCCGCTGCGGCGGCTAACGTTGTTGTTCCGGCTAGGAGGGGCCGTGGTCGTCCAAAGAAGCTGAATTCTGACGGAAAAACCACCGGAATTCTTCCAAAACCGCAAAATTTGAACCAGAATGGAGGAAGGAGGCCGGGGCGTCCTCCAAAGACCGGATTTGTGCCGGCGTTAGGTGTTTCCGGTAGGCCCAGAGGTCGACCTAAGAGAATCGCTCCTTCTACCGGAGTGGGGAAATTGAGAGGCCGAGGCCGACCCAAGGCGATTGCCGCCGGCATAGCTAAGAAGCTCGGGAGGCCGCGTGGCCGGCCGGCAAAAAATACTCTGCTTTTGGGCGGCCCTACTGTTGGAGCTATCAATGTTCCCATTATTGATGGTGAGGCCAGGAATGGCATTGACAACAATGTTGGTGCTACAAATGGAGTATTGCTTCCTCCAAAACGACGTGGGCGTGGTCGTCCTCCTAAGCTGCCAACACGCACTGCTGTTGGCCCTGCAATGCGAAGGGGACAAATTCCCAGGTCTGCTGTTAATGGGATCAGGAAGCCCAGAAAGCTCAGTGGAAAGCCACTTGGTCGCCCAAGAAAGGTAAAATTAATTTCCTACACCATTCTTTACATTTTCTGCTAGACCTCATGTGAATGTGAAAGTTATGGCCTTGATTGATAGGATGCTAGTTTTCAGACTGTGTTTGGTATAGCTTATTGTAGAGCTTATAACTCATTTTAAGCTACAAATAAGGCTATAAGTTTTGAATGGTAAAACATTAGAAgcttaaataaataataagcttATTTTGAAGTTAgcttttttttccccctttttttaaACCACACATTTGTTTCATATAAGGAATATGAGTGGAGCAGATTGGGTCGTGCCCGGTACAAGGTAGATGCCCTATAAATACATTGGTTATATCTCTAACTGTGGTATCaccttcacaaatcacaatgaaTAAAAGAATAGTTTCACTGTGTGGAACCACGTAAATTAtgcattctttactttctgccagtattattatttcttgttcttgttaatCTCAACACAATCTactcttcattaatcaaaaaCCCTAATATCTATGTATATGTGTTATAATAGagcattatttatgtatatgtgATGATGATATGCTTAGTGAGATTTCTGATTATAAATCttaaataacattataatagagcattatttatgtatatgtgATGATGACATGCTAAGTAAGATTTCTGATTATAAATCttaaataacattataatagagcattatttatgtatatgtgATGATGACATGCTAAGTAAGATTTCTGATTATAAATCttaaataacattataatagagcattatttatgtatatgtgATGATGATAACATTATAATAGagcattatttatgtatatgtgATGATGATATGATAAGTGAGATTTCTGCCTGGATGTTCTCATCTCTCAACTTTTTAGTATTAGTGTTATTGCCCATTTCCATAGTATTAAATTTACAATATGCAGAGAGTGTGGTCATctaatgcttcaaaataatatcaaacataAGATGAATTCTATATCCTCTCTTTTTGGTGCCAAAAGGGtgaattatatatctatatccaAGATTCTGAGTCCATGAAAATCTATGTAAGACATTATTTTCCTAACACAATAAAAAGGACTTTATGTGCACTTAGTAGCTTTTATAAGAGAATATTTCTTTATCCAGTGCAGTTTCTAATTCAAAAAGGGTTTTTTAAGTTTGTGGATAAGCTTGCTAAACTTACTGTTGTTCCTGGTTATCGCCAATTTTAATAATGATCTATAAACCTAATTTAATTTGATCGGAAAAGAGGGAGAAGCTTTAACCACACTATTATTGTATGTGATGACCTGAATGCTGAGTATCTCTAGTTTAGCTCAacctttattttaatttttatcttttttcagatttttattggatgagtttttattttttaacccATGCTTGTGCAAAGTGTAAGCTTTTATATCAATTTTATTCAGGTAGTTTTGACTTTTATAGAATAAaagctcttttctttttaaataaaagattaaTAATCCATGTTTACTTGTTATTAGGCCTTTCAGCTGATAAAACTTTATAAGCGCAAGAGCTCTCTGATTTGAAAAGCTTTTTATTGTTGTGTTCTCTGATTTGAAATGGTGTAAATTTACTTATAGCATTAAGCAAAGCTGCAAAGTTTAGATTAATGGTTGTGATATCCTTTTCCCTCTCATAAAAGTGATCGTTACTGCATGTTACATCTGGTGTTGCAAGATTGTAATCTCTTATTATCAATGCAACTATTATTATAGTTAATAGGGGAATTGAAATGGTATTTTTAGTCTCTAAGTTATACCTGTAGTGTAGaatcagtccctaagttattagAGGTATAAAATTAGTCCATCCAATTTAGCCCTAGTGGCTTTTTAGTCCCATCTGACAGAAattgttaacttttttttttttttaaaaaaagtgtgAGCCCTAATTTGGTAGTCTTTTTGGTTATTTGCATAGGCTTGTTCCTCCTACAAAATGCTTTGGTCGACCCACTTCATTCTCAAGTGTGAGAATCAGTCCAAGATTGAACTGGTTCTTGCACTTTTTTAGGTGGGAATGAAGTGGGTCAACCAAAACATTTTGTAGGAGGAAGAAGGCGCTACGCAAATAACCAAAAAGATCTTGCCAGATTACGGTTCACACCTTTTTCGGTTAATCAGTTAACAATTTCTGTTAGACAAGACTAAAAACGTCACTTGGGCAAAAACTAAAAGGACTAATTTTACACCTCTAATAATTTAGGGACTGACCCTATGCCATAGGTatacaatcattattccatggaccatgaataaaaagtacatttttaatatactaaaggtatattatttgtgtactggaagtacattatttgagtattgaaggtacattattttgtatgctatcaaataatgtacattcagtacacaaataatgtaccttttattcATGGTCCACGAAAGAATTTGCCCATGGGTATAACTTAGGGATTGAAAATGCCATTTTCCCGACTCCCTATTGGGTTGCAAACTACTACTTATTCAATAACTGCCTCTATGTTTGCCTGTGACAGAATGCAGCACTGATAGCCGCTAAGGCTCTCGATTCTCAGCAGTTGGCAGCTTTCCAGGACCTCAAGATCAAATTCGAAAACCTGGTTAGTCAAAAGCCTAGAATTGCTTTAATCTTGTACCCGCTTCTGCCCCTAGTATTCATCTATGAATTTTGATGCATTTGACAGAAAACAAAAGTGCGGGAGACTGCCAGCATTATAAAACCGTGCTTAAACAGTGAAGCAATGCCAGTCACCGCAATAGCGGCCTTGCAGGAGCTCGAAGCTTTGGCAGCAGGCGATGCAAATCCCGTGTAAGAAGAAATGGTTGGCTTAGGCTGTGTAGTCTTAACATTGTTTAAATTTACATGTTGTCTGTGCAGAGATAAAGCCCTCCAAATAATGGTAATCTGTAGTGTCTTTAGTGAAAcataatttggtaatttttgatGTGTAGGTTTGAAGTTTACTTTGTGTGTGTTGACATgtattatcattccagactttATCTCTTGTGAATTGTGTCATTTTGTTCAAGGCTTAAAGCCAACCATTTTGGGTGCATTGGTTTAAGCCCAGTAACAAATGCTATgtagttaaaaattaattacagtACTGTTTATTACAATATGCATATGGTTATGAACATTCCAGTAGAACTATGAtaaacatattctgcaacacataTCAGACGAGAGACTGAGGTAATGTAGGTCACAAAGTGTTCATACAAACCACATAGGTTATAGTAATTCCCTCTGGTAATTTGTGTTGCAATGAGAATAAAGTGTATTAGTTATCTATGTATTTTTGAGTCAGATTATGACCCTAGTCTTTCTATAATTATTCTGGTATATATTCTCCTATGCATGTACTCTTGTAATTAagttcattcaataaaatttatacaattCTCATCGGGTATCAGTTAGTTAGGGTTTTTATTCTCATTTAGTATATACTATTaaccatggttgcagtaggcgctactcgggcggtagactagcgcctaagcggtctaggcggtgacctataaaaacaaaaaaataatgcatgtgtgtgagtgtatgtcacacacacacacacacacacacacacatatatgtatatatatatatatatgttcaaatgtggaTGTGCCTTCCCGTGCAGTCGGTGCGGTTCGCACCACTCAAAGTTAGAAAATgtaccacaatgaaaatacacaaaaacataaaaaacataccacacacccaaaataatgcatcatAACCCCTGcctctaatggtgcatttgctaacattgtgtggtgtatatttgcatacctagtagtgtatttttttggtgatgcatacctaatgatgcatatttgtgtggtgcattttctaacattgagtggtgtatatttgtatacatagtggtgcatatatatatatatatatatatatatatatcttacttctcttatttatataaataaagaaatttaaatatatataaatataataaaaaaattaacaaggttGACTCGCTTGAGTTAACTCGACTAATTCTGCCGAGTTgagcgagttaactcggccaagtTAGGCAACCACCAATTCGGCCCAATTGGCTAAGTTAGGCGTTAGGCGACCGCTTAGGCGGttggccacctaggcggacgcttAGGGAGTAATTAGCCTCAGTCTATGGGAGACTAGTGCCTAGGCTGCAACAATGCTATTAACTTAGGGGCTTAGGGCCAATCTAATCAATAAAATGTTGAGATGTGTAAGAGCAACTCTTGTGGGTGGTTTTTTGggtttaaaaaagaaaaataggtGAATGGGAGAGAGTGTGAGGTGGAGAGAAGAGAAAGGAAGAGAGGAGGAATTGAATTTGTAGGATGGAGAGTTTTTTGTGAGACccataaaaagtgaaaaaaaaatttaaaaaaaaaaatgaaaaatgaaaaatgaaacgCGCACCGCTAGGCACGTTAATATgaattactctgtatttatttgtttattacttTTTGCCAGTTGAATGTTTAAAAAGtcttaaagataaaaattccAAAATCAAAGTCATTTTGGGGCATTGAGCTCAAAGTGAAAATTAAAACCAAATTTTGCATATagttttaaccaatttagtttTTGTTATTTCCAGTCAATTATTTTCATTGCATTTCCGGTCAATTAATGAAGAACAATCCATATGATAAAATgatcatattattatattatctcACATAACctttataaaatatgaatattgtGATATCATAGCATTTCTATTGGTAGtttttggttgatttttttttttttttcttgtgtggCTAAGAGGGAGGGAGACAAGGAGGGGAGAAAGGGTATCTCCAACTTGGGAAGAAAAGGGAGAGAAAGAGGAGATAGAGGGTTGGAGGGGAGGGGAGTAACAATCTTTGAAATGATTGTTCTTTTTCGAGAAAAGAGCGGAGGGACGCATGGTGCGTGCAAGCACACACTGTGTTGTATTGTCCCCCACCATCACGtcgttaaataattttttttttttaaattgtttcaatCCTTTGACCGTTGAGGAATGATTGCTCTTTTTCGAGAAAAGAGCGGAGGGACGCATGGTGTGTGCAAGCACACACTGTGTTGTATTGTCCCCCACCATCACGtcgttaaataatttttttttttaaaaaaaaattgtttcaatCCTCAATGGTCAAATTGACCGTTGAGGAATGATTGTTCTTTTTCGAGAAAAGAGTGAAGGGACGCATGGTGCGTGCAAGCACAAGAACACACTGTATCTGTATTGTCCCCCACCATCACgtcattaaataattttttttaaaaaaaattgtttcaatCCTCAAAGGTCAAATTGACCGTTGAGGAAgcaatttcttttttccttttaatttctgtCTCTATATATACCTAGACTCTCAAATTTTCTCTATACTTCTATTTCCTATCAAAATTTATCCACTTAATTTGCAATTCATCTCAATATGTCTTCAAATGATCAtagggataaaaaaaaattctaaatgtCCAAAATAATCTCAATCAATATTATCAATATCTGCATCCAATTTATCAATACACATATCCTCCCCCACCACCTAATCATGATTATCTACCCCCACCTCATTATCGATCCATATCATTATCCCAATTTCTATTTCCTCTCAATTATAACCGGATTCCTAGTAATGAACCAAGAAGTAGTAGTACAGATACGCCATCTCctattaaaatgtatcaatttcCCTCATTCTCTACGTACACAAACTAGTTTACATAATTTGACATTTGATAGTCCGCAACATTCGACTACCAAAGTAAAGATTAATCATCTCAAGGTGTACATGTTTGGTCCTCTCAAGATGACATCGTTTTAATCAAATTTGTGGAGTACAATtatcaaaaattttgaaaaacggCACTAATCAATTAGGAAATACTTATTAGCAACCTATTGCAAAATACTACAATGACCATCACCCTGAAGGAATAGTATATCGAGAATGAACGGGTAAAAGCACATTTGAATCTCATAAGAAAGAAGGTTTCCAGTTGCAATTCAatcttcaaaagaaaaaataaacaacaacaactactactactactacaacaaAGAGGTCAGCCAAGCGGAACAAATGACAAGGACGTGCAATAAGCGTTCACGTAGAATATAAAAGCAATTATAAAGTGTTGCACTTTCCTTATGAACATGTGTGTCACTTGTTTAAAAATTGTCAATCTTTGGATATGATATGTCTTCTAGTATGCacacaactaaaaaaaaattaagacttCGTCATCTGGAAAATGCATGTCTACCACGATTGAAGTGTCTGAGGACAAGATTGTTGATTTTGAGGACTTGAAGTCCGCACATGTGCTACTAGGCAAAATGTTGAAGGCTGCtaagagagggaaaaaaaaaaaaaaagcaaagtaGGAGCGAACATGTTAGGGGAACAAATTGAAGAATACGTTGTGGTGAAGGAAAGATACGCTAAGCCCTGGGAGTTGCAGCGGTTGTATAAAGATATTTCACACATAATAGAAGAACAACTAATAAATCACAAAAAGATTTGCAACTATATCATGAAGAAGATACTTTCATAGTTGGCTatcttagctcagtggtagaacctgtggcttttaaccacgtggtcATGAGTTTGATCCCCATAAATGGCGTTGACGTGAAGAAgatattttatatacttttcatatttgaatttaatgtgattttgtttgtttcaattaaataattgaaattttatttttaatttgaaaattatgttatgttatttatttaaatttattttgatttaaaatcaaattttaaaattataattataaatttgaaataaaaattataataaaataatagatgatGTGGGGGATTGCCGCTCACAAAATGGAGATAAAATGGAAGAAATGATAGAGATGTCCTTAGCTTGTGCCGAGGGAAGTGAAATCATGGTAAGAAATGTGAGATTTTCGAATATAGAATTCAGGAAGTGTTTGGTTCAATggatgttttaaaataatgtaacaTTTTCAGAAATCTCatatataaaactataaaagcaATTACAAAGAGAATGTGATTCTCATTgacattatgaaaaatgaactaaaagTAAATGTCACATTCCCTACAATAATTTTacccaattgttataccatggaatGGTGATGTTACATGCTCTCAATACATCCTTATtttttatcttaatttttttaacttaaatttatttttctctttttatttttgtacaaataaaattaatatataaaaattatatcattaaaaatctCTAGTTGAGATCTTTAAATGAAACCCATAttgatatattcatatatttaaaaagagttaatttcgttttttgtcctaaatataggtgacaattcacttttagtcctccttTTTCAGGACGTCCCCATTTGGtctagtattattgtaacatgatcattttttgtcctccatcaacaaaatcgttgaaatatcattaaatgcaaggacattttgatcttttttatacaaagtgggttgactaactatattttatttttaatattttgaaaaaaattcaaaatgaaagacctaaatgcccttgtattttacgaaatttaagtggttttgttgatagagaacaaaaatggtcatgccacaataatactatgaccaaatgtggatgttacaaaaaaatggattaaaagtggattaccacctataaatctagaactaaaaatgaaattaactctagaaggctcctccttctctctaaactctttgcttcttcttctctttggtTCGGCAGCCGCCGCCTCCGCATCCTTAGCGGAGGCGGCGTCTTCTCCTCTTCACGATTGTCGTcttcttttgctcttttctcTCTGCCTCTCCTCTCCATTCTCGCATCCCACATCGTCGTCCACCACACCTACGATCTCGCACTGTCTCCTCTCCATCACCattgaataaggaaaagaaggttttgggttttgcaaaaggtgaagtagggagtggtttttcttgattcaaaggagtgttgtttttttattagtaagttttgttgctattatacctttcgtttatttatcgaatttgttgcttctcgcatctttagcaagtttattccctctcgcttcttttgtgagtttattccctctcgtttttttttggcgagttcttgttataagcgtagaacgataattggtcatggcgtatgtgaaccacaaaagaatgaagattgatactcgggtggtgtcaacgacttttgaactagagtatgccttcgttatgtttgaccaaattactattgacagtaaagaagcttggagtgctcctgtcgacttcagcttcaaatttgtgaaacagtctgcgattcaagttttcgataacattgttaggaaatttgtttctatgtctgactgtaaggaatgtttgtccattccattaatctttcttgtaaacgtttccgcttatgattcaatgaattagtctcgagagattattatcaaaaaaaatgaaattaactctatttaaaaaattttaaataaacctATAGTTAGATAAAGTCATTACTTTAGTGTAATGTTTATATACATAAAGTTatgtttttatgaacatatataaataacattatgACCCACTacaaaatgaatgaaaatagaTAGATGTACTTGCAATTT
It includes:
- the LOC116032480 gene encoding histone H1, orphon-like, with protein sequence MDPLLSLTDPLLAGAADAPPLAAAAPVVPEMPNLAAAPVDSQPPFAEMIMAAITALNEPGGSSSRAIAKYIERVYSNLPPGHPSLLTQHLKRMKSGGELVMVKHSYMLPGSAPPPDFTPAPGPKRKPGRPPKGKSEAQPETWAPDGAAESVFVSVGLDGGPDVPVPVPPPAAAANVVVPARRGRGRPKKLNSDGKTTGILPKPQNLNQNGGRRPGRPPKTGFVPALGVSGRPRGRPKRIAPSTGVGKLRGRGRPKAIAAGIAKKLGRPRGRPAKNTLLLGGPTVGAINVPIIDGEARNGIDNNVGATNGVLLPPKRRGRGRPPKLPTRTAVGPAMRRGQIPRSAVNGIRKPRKLSGKPLGRPRKNAALIAAKALDSQQLAAFQDLKIKFENLKTKVRETASIIKPCLNSEAMPVTAIAALQELEALAAGDANPV